In Halobaculum magnesiiphilum, the following proteins share a genomic window:
- a CDS encoding MATE family efflux transporter, whose amino-acid sequence MANTDARVDMTEGTVAPRLFSLAWPLVLGNLLQTLYNLADVFWVGRVSPEAVAAVSLMFPLSWMFVSTAMGLTAATIALVSQHVGAAEDRKADEVVGQTTLLAIGVSVVLAAAGLLARRPLLHWIGAEGVVFTEALAYIEVIFLTLPLTFLFFAFRASLQGAGDTKTAMWLVAASAGVNIVIDPVFILGWGPIPAMGTRGAAVATFISRALAAAAGIYVLVKGDWGIQLHVGDLRPNPAVLRQLVDVGYPGTLDGWARSFAAVAMAALVARFGPAATAAYGVGVRLMSVSWTVAGAVGQATATGVGQNLGADTPDRASRVAWTGTGGTMAVLALAGAVVWFFPAMAIRVFINDAAVVEEGVSFLRITAPAWAAFGGLMVLQGAFRGAGDTRTAMGLSLLSRWGLRIPAAVVLAYSFTVVVPGIGPVSGLGLGPDGLWWAWTFGAVGSLAVGALWFLRGTWTEGVVEHEAGPGPDGTATTDTDRDAATDPDRDAESTPAALGDDGEGDPTTDD is encoded by the coding sequence ATGGCGAACACCGACGCGCGCGTGGACATGACCGAGGGAACGGTGGCCCCGCGGCTGTTCAGCCTCGCGTGGCCGCTCGTCCTCGGGAACCTCCTCCAGACCCTCTACAACCTCGCGGACGTGTTCTGGGTCGGCCGCGTGAGCCCCGAGGCCGTCGCCGCGGTGTCGCTCATGTTCCCCCTCTCGTGGATGTTCGTCTCGACCGCGATGGGGCTCACGGCGGCGACGATCGCCTTGGTCTCCCAGCACGTCGGCGCCGCCGAGGACCGGAAGGCCGACGAGGTCGTCGGACAGACGACGCTCCTGGCGATCGGCGTCTCGGTCGTCCTCGCGGCCGCGGGCCTGCTCGCGCGCCGACCGCTCCTGCACTGGATCGGCGCCGAGGGCGTCGTGTTCACGGAGGCGCTGGCGTACATCGAGGTGATCTTCCTCACGCTGCCGCTCACGTTCCTCTTCTTCGCCTTTCGCGCCTCCCTGCAGGGCGCCGGCGACACCAAGACCGCGATGTGGCTCGTCGCCGCCTCCGCCGGGGTCAACATCGTCATCGACCCCGTGTTCATCCTCGGGTGGGGACCGATCCCCGCGATGGGGACCCGCGGGGCCGCCGTCGCGACGTTCATCTCCCGCGCGCTCGCCGCCGCCGCCGGGATCTACGTGCTCGTGAAGGGCGACTGGGGCATCCAACTGCACGTCGGCGACCTCCGCCCGAACCCCGCGGTGCTCCGCCAACTGGTCGACGTGGGCTATCCCGGCACGCTCGACGGCTGGGCGCGCTCGTTCGCCGCGGTCGCGATGGCCGCGCTGGTCGCGCGGTTCGGCCCCGCCGCCACGGCCGCCTACGGCGTCGGCGTCCGCCTGATGTCCGTCTCCTGGACCGTCGCCGGCGCGGTCGGACAGGCGACGGCGACGGGCGTCGGGCAGAACCTCGGCGCCGACACGCCCGACCGAGCGAGCAGGGTGGCGTGGACCGGCACCGGCGGCACGATGGCGGTCCTCGCGCTCGCGGGCGCGGTCGTCTGGTTCTTCCCCGCGATGGCGATCCGGGTGTTCATCAACGACGCCGCCGTCGTCGAGGAGGGCGTCTCGTTCCTCCGGATCACGGCGCCCGCGTGGGCCGCCTTCGGCGGGCTGATGGTGTTGCAGGGGGCGTTCCGCGGCGCCGGCGACACCCGGACCGCGATGGGGCTGTCGCTGCTCTCGCGGTGGGGGCTGCGCATCCCCGCGGCGGTCGTGCTGGCGTACTCGTTCACCGTCGTCGTCCCGGGGATCGGCCCCGTTTCGGGCCTGGGCCTCGGCCCCGACGGCCTCTGGTGGGCGTGGACGTTCGGCGCGGTCGGGTCGCTGGCGGTCGGTGCGCTGTGGTTCCTCCGCGGGACGTGGACCGAGGGCGTCGTCGAGCACGAGGCGGGGCCGGGTCCCGACGGGACCGCGACGACCGACACCGACCGCGACGCGGCGACGGATCCCGACCGCGACGCGGAGTCGACGCCCGCGGCGCTCGGCGACGACGGCGAGGGCGACCCCACGACCGACGACTGA
- a CDS encoding metal ABC transporter permease produces the protein MIGATDATVPTDALVPTGATDAPGAVVLLAGVGERALSAVLDDLWGGLLDLLAGATGVDVLASPFMQRAYLAAVCVAVVGPLVGSFLVHREMAMIGDTLAHAAFAGVAAGLFANAVLAVTVPPLLTALVVSALAALVVQALVDYAGAYRDTSLAIVLTGSFAVGSVLITAADGGIAVGINAYLFGSLATVSRANAGILLAMTAVVGLAVGAAYRPLVYVTFDEVGARAAGIDVTRYNRLLAVLTAVVVVAAMQIMGVILVAAMLVIPVATAAPVTGFRRAIAASVAAGLVATVAGVSLSYWYDVAAGGTIVLVAIAGYVAVTVAARLRGRLVARGRTAGAVIERDPDGVAADRGDQGE, from the coding sequence ATGATCGGCGCGACCGATGCGACAGTTCCGACCGACGCGCTCGTTCCGACCGGGGCCACCGACGCCCCCGGCGCCGTCGTGCTCCTCGCGGGGGTCGGCGAGCGCGCGCTCTCCGCGGTCCTCGACGACCTGTGGGGCGGGTTGCTGGACCTGCTCGCGGGCGCGACGGGGGTCGACGTGCTCGCCTCGCCGTTCATGCAGCGGGCGTACCTTGCGGCCGTCTGCGTCGCCGTGGTCGGCCCGCTCGTCGGGAGCTTCCTCGTCCACCGGGAGATGGCGATGATCGGCGACACGCTCGCGCACGCCGCCTTCGCCGGCGTCGCCGCCGGCCTGTTCGCCAACGCCGTCCTCGCGGTCACGGTGCCGCCGCTGCTGACGGCGCTGGTCGTCTCCGCCCTCGCCGCGCTGGTGGTGCAGGCGCTCGTCGACTACGCGGGCGCCTACCGCGACACGTCGCTGGCGATCGTGCTCACCGGCTCCTTCGCCGTCGGGAGCGTCCTCATCACCGCCGCCGACGGCGGCATCGCCGTCGGGATCAACGCCTACCTGTTCGGGTCGCTCGCGACCGTCTCGCGCGCGAACGCCGGGATCTTGCTCGCGATGACCGCCGTCGTCGGGCTGGCGGTCGGGGCGGCGTACCGGCCGCTCGTGTACGTCACCTTCGACGAGGTGGGCGCCCGCGCGGCCGGCATCGACGTGACGCGGTACAACCGCCTGCTCGCGGTGTTGACCGCGGTCGTCGTGGTCGCCGCGATGCAGATCATGGGCGTGATCCTCGTCGCCGCGATGCTCGTGATCCCCGTCGCGACGGCCGCGCCCGTGACCGGATTCAGGCGGGCGATCGCCGCGAGCGTCGCCGCCGGCCTGGTCGCCACGGTGGCGGGCGTCTCGCTGTCCTACTGGTACGACGTGGCCGCCGGCGGCACGATCGTGCTCGTCGCCATCGCGGGCTACGTCGCCGTGACCGTCGCAGCGCGCCTGCGCGGTCGGTTGGTCGCCCGCGGCCGGACCGCAGGAGCCGTGATCGAACGCGACCCCGACGGCGTCGCCGCCGATCGCGGCGACCAAGGCGAGTGA
- a CDS encoding metal ABC transporter ATP-binding protein, whose amino-acid sequence MSAEAGPTDDDGSPADSDATPIVELRDVTFAYGDRPVVEGVSLVVDSGAFLGLIGPNGSGKTTLLELMIGLHRPNRGSVSTFGEPAHRLEGGRRVGYVPQDVGEASDEMPVTVREVVRMGRYPGRLFRRFDDDDRRAVEAALDRVGIADLADRRVGRLSGGQRQRAFIARVLAAEADLLALDEPTVGVDAESREAFYDLLGDLNDEGMTVVLIEHDVGVVTERATEIACLNRELFFHGDPEAFADTDALADAYGSAQRVLTHDHS is encoded by the coding sequence ATGAGCGCCGAGGCCGGTCCGACCGACGACGACGGGAGTCCGGCGGACTCCGACGCCACCCCGATCGTCGAGCTCCGTGATGTGACGTTCGCCTACGGCGACCGGCCCGTCGTCGAGGGCGTCTCGCTCGTCGTGGACTCGGGGGCGTTCCTCGGACTGATCGGCCCCAACGGGTCGGGGAAGACGACCCTGCTCGAGCTGATGATCGGGCTCCATCGGCCCAACAGGGGGTCCGTCTCGACGTTCGGCGAGCCGGCCCACCGACTCGAGGGCGGGCGGCGCGTCGGCTACGTCCCGCAGGACGTGGGCGAGGCCAGCGACGAGATGCCCGTCACCGTCCGGGAGGTCGTCCGGATGGGGCGGTATCCCGGACGGCTGTTCCGCCGGTTCGACGACGACGACCGCCGGGCAGTCGAGGCGGCGCTGGACCGGGTCGGGATCGCCGATCTCGCCGACCGGCGCGTGGGCCGGCTGTCGGGCGGGCAGCGCCAGCGGGCGTTCATCGCCCGCGTGCTCGCGGCCGAAGCGGACCTCCTCGCGCTCGACGAGCCGACCGTCGGCGTCGACGCCGAGTCCCGGGAGGCGTTCTACGACCTCCTGGGCGACCTGAACGACGAGGGGATGACCGTCGTGCTCATCGAACACGATGTCGGGGTCGTCACCGAGCGCGCGACGGAGATCGCCTGCCTGAACCGGGAACTGTTCTTCCACGGCGACCCCGAGGCGTTCGCCGATACGGACGCGCTCGCGGACGCCTACGGGAGCGCACAGCGCGTCCTCACCCACGACCACTCATGA
- a CDS encoding metal ABC transporter substrate-binding protein, whose amino-acid sequence MDITRRRLIASAAGTVGVGSVAGCLGGRAGGGTSDSGPTAQGSFFVFGDIAARVAGDATATDLLVPVGQHGHGWEPGPRVREEIRDADLLVHGMEGFQPWVDDVLADLDADGSGVETVDASADVDLIAAGEHHGDDHTEDGHDDHEESHTAESHHENDHTEESHDDHEEDHDGEEGGHDHGGTDPHFWMDPLRVRDAAETVREALSAVDPDAADAHADNAAAFREELETLDERIESLVADAARDTVLVAGHDSFAYAAERYGLSFRTLTGLAPDDQPTTRDIERAGDVIDEHGLRYVSADPLESQRAAEQLVAETDAEEVLPLTAMPGLTDEWAAEDWGYVEVMEEVNLPTLERVLTE is encoded by the coding sequence ATGGATATCACTCGACGCCGCCTGATCGCGTCCGCGGCCGGGACGGTCGGAGTCGGTTCGGTCGCGGGATGCCTCGGCGGTCGAGCCGGCGGTGGAACGTCGGACTCGGGCCCGACGGCCCAGGGGTCGTTCTTCGTCTTCGGCGACATCGCGGCGCGGGTCGCAGGCGACGCGACCGCGACGGACCTGCTCGTGCCCGTCGGCCAGCACGGCCACGGCTGGGAGCCCGGCCCGCGCGTTCGCGAGGAGATCCGCGACGCCGACCTGCTCGTCCACGGCATGGAGGGGTTCCAGCCGTGGGTCGACGACGTGCTCGCGGACCTCGACGCCGACGGGAGCGGGGTGGAAACCGTCGACGCCAGCGCCGACGTGGACCTCATCGCCGCCGGCGAACATCACGGCGACGACCACACCGAGGATGGCCACGACGATCACGAGGAGAGCCACACAGCGGAGAGCCACCACGAGAACGACCACACCGAGGAGAGTCACGACGACCACGAGGAAGACCACGACGGCGAGGAGGGCGGCCACGACCACGGGGGAACGGACCCCCACTTCTGGATGGACCCGCTCCGGGTGCGCGATGCCGCCGAGACGGTCCGGGAGGCGCTGTCGGCGGTCGACCCCGACGCTGCCGACGCCCACGCGGACAACGCCGCGGCGTTCCGCGAGGAGTTGGAGACGCTCGACGAACGGATCGAATCGCTGGTCGCCGACGCAGCGAGGGACACGGTGCTCGTCGCGGGCCACGACTCGTTCGCGTACGCCGCCGAGCGCTACGGGCTGTCGTTCCGGACGCTGACCGGCCTCGCGCCCGACGATCAGCCCACGACGCGCGACATCGAGCGCGCCGGCGACGTGATCGACGAACACGGGCTGCGGTACGTCAGTGCTGACCCCCTGGAATCGCAGCGGGCGGCCGAACAGTTGGTCGCGGAGACCGACGCCGAGGAGGTCCTTCCGCTGACGGCGATGCCGGGACTCACCGACGAGTGGGCCGCCGAGGACTGGGGGTACGTCGAGGTGATGGAGGAGGTGAACCTCCCGACGCTCGAACGGGTGTTGACCGAATGA
- a CDS encoding M20/M25/M40 family metallo-hydrolase has protein sequence MTDASAPASAASPVVADRLDDYRASLFDLLRLRTVSATGEGMDAGADAVRDLLADHGFDARRIETERYPLVYGERIANDPDAPTVVFYGHYDVQPAEHPEQWESPPFEPTVRDGSVYCRGAGDNKGQFAAHAFALDALARADAVPEATVKLLIEGGEESGSRGLKAYLDGDGTVRDPGVDADAPAAAAVRDADLVYVADGPQHRSGRPTLIYGNRGIVTFQLDLETANADLHSGNFGGPVPNAATELAEVVASFTEYGEGTDPDHGYPSGGDRVAVDGFHDGIAVTEADRDLVSALPDDADAVREDLDLTHFTTDRDYYERLLLEPTITVNGLDAGYQGEGSKTVIPREATAKLDSRLVPGQDPDTVFERIEEHVADVHPDVAVRKGTGFPPMKTPVDTPAASPVLEALSAVWGAEPVELPVLGGSLPAAFFRRVDALADVPVLVVPYANPDQGNHSPNEHLDLDCFENGIRTTAAFLERVADADL, from the coding sequence ATGACCGACGCTTCCGCGCCCGCGAGCGCCGCCAGCCCGGTGGTCGCCGACCGCCTCGACGACTACCGGGCGTCGCTGTTCGACCTCCTGCGCCTGCGCACCGTCAGCGCGACGGGCGAGGGGATGGACGCGGGCGCCGACGCCGTCCGCGACCTGCTGGCCGACCACGGGTTCGACGCCCGTCGCATCGAAACGGAGCGCTACCCCCTCGTCTACGGCGAGCGCATCGCCAACGACCCCGACGCGCCGACGGTCGTCTTCTACGGCCACTACGACGTACAGCCGGCCGAGCACCCCGAGCAGTGGGAGTCGCCGCCGTTCGAGCCGACGGTGCGCGACGGGAGCGTCTACTGCCGCGGCGCCGGCGACAACAAGGGCCAGTTCGCCGCCCACGCGTTCGCGCTCGACGCGCTCGCCCGCGCCGACGCGGTGCCCGAGGCGACGGTGAAGCTCCTGATCGAGGGCGGCGAGGAGAGCGGGAGTCGGGGATTGAAGGCGTACCTCGATGGGGACGGTACGGTTCGCGATCCCGGCGTCGACGCCGACGCCCCCGCGGCGGCCGCCGTCCGCGACGCCGACCTCGTGTACGTCGCCGACGGCCCGCAGCACCGCTCGGGCCGCCCGACGCTCATCTACGGCAACCGGGGGATCGTCACGTTCCAACTGGACCTCGAAACCGCGAACGCGGACCTCCACTCGGGCAACTTCGGCGGTCCCGTCCCGAACGCCGCGACCGAACTCGCGGAGGTCGTCGCGTCGTTCACGGAGTACGGCGAGGGGACGGACCCCGATCACGGCTACCCAAGTGGCGGCGACCGCGTCGCGGTCGACGGCTTCCACGACGGGATCGCGGTGACGGAGGCCGACCGCGACCTCGTGTCGGCGCTCCCCGACGACGCCGACGCGGTGCGCGAGGACCTCGACCTCACCCACTTCACGACCGACCGCGACTACTACGAGCGCCTGCTGCTGGAGCCGACGATCACGGTCAACGGCCTCGACGCGGGGTATCAGGGCGAGGGAAGCAAGACCGTGATACCCCGCGAGGCGACGGCGAAACTCGACTCGCGACTGGTGCCCGGACAGGACCCCGACACGGTCTTCGAGCGTATCGAGGAGCACGTCGCCGACGTGCATCCGGACGTGGCGGTGCGCAAGGGGACCGGTTTCCCGCCGATGAAGACGCCCGTGGACACCCCCGCGGCGTCGCCCGTGCTGGAGGCGCTGTCGGCCGTGTGGGGGGCCGAGCCGGTGGAGCTGCCGGTGTTGGGCGGGTCGCTGCCGGCGGCGTTCTTCCGCCGCGTCGACGCGCTCGCGGACGTGCCCGTGCTGGTGGTGCCGTACGCGAACCCCGATCAGGGGAACCACTCGCCCAACGAGCATCTGGACCTGGACTGCTTCGAGAACGGGATCCGGACGACCGCGGCGTTCCTGGAGCGGGTCGCCGACGCGGACCTGTAG
- a CDS encoding S9 family peptidase encodes MPDTAGAYYGVARFLAVEHVDSPAFTPAGRLLFLAYTSGTPQVWTVDEPGAWPTRLTPHEERASALSASPADESFVYAMDRGSDERDQLLHYDLATGVERALTDDPESKHAWGAWGPDGDCVAYTANREADGRFDVYVQEVGGVDGDGTVTSAGDPERVYEGPGGWLNVAAFGPEGRRIVLTKAHSSSDEDLTLLDLESGETTNLSDDSEATYSHVHFDGDGGLLCVTNRDSDTAYVARLSLSDGSVTPVAGHDVTADATGEPGTDEWDVDGLAFDRDTGRIAYTVNEGGYSSLSTGTLAGDREDPRFDPTPTPDVDGIAADLVFGPEAGRLAYTHTSPTTPYGVRTCGFADRDGDGVDATGTATDWTPVGRNGLPDSAFHAPETVRYETFDGRAIPAYWTLPPGVDADDPDERVPAIVDIHGGPEHQRRPWFYPTKQYFLNRGYAVLEPNVRGSSGYGTAYSHLDDVEKRMDSVADIAAGVEWLAEQPSVDDDRIVAYGRSYGGFMVLAAITEYPDLWAAAVDFVGIADFTTFLENTGEWRRSHREAEYGSLDDDYEFLKSISPLTSIEEVRCPLFVQHGANDPRVPVGEAEQVAEAVREQGVPVETLIFEDEGHHTTSRENLIAEFEAIADFLDEHV; translated from the coding sequence ATGCCCGACACAGCCGGCGCCTACTACGGCGTCGCCCGATTCCTCGCCGTCGAACACGTCGACTCCCCGGCGTTCACGCCGGCGGGCCGCCTCCTGTTCCTCGCGTACACCTCCGGCACGCCGCAGGTGTGGACCGTCGACGAGCCGGGCGCGTGGCCGACGCGGCTCACCCCCCACGAGGAGCGCGCCTCGGCGCTTTCGGCCTCGCCCGCCGACGAGTCGTTCGTGTACGCGATGGACCGCGGGAGCGACGAGCGCGATCAACTCCTGCACTACGACCTCGCGACGGGCGTCGAGCGCGCGCTCACGGACGACCCCGAGTCGAAGCACGCGTGGGGCGCGTGGGGCCCCGACGGCGACTGCGTCGCCTACACGGCCAACCGCGAGGCGGACGGCCGCTTCGACGTGTACGTACAGGAAGTGGGCGGCGTCGACGGCGACGGCACGGTCACCTCCGCCGGCGACCCCGAGCGCGTGTACGAGGGGCCGGGCGGCTGGCTGAACGTCGCCGCGTTCGGTCCCGAGGGCCGTCGGATCGTGCTCACGAAGGCGCACTCCAGCTCCGACGAGGACCTCACGCTGCTCGATCTGGAGTCGGGGGAGACGACCAACCTCTCCGACGACTCCGAGGCGACGTACTCGCACGTTCACTTCGACGGCGACGGCGGGCTGCTCTGCGTGACGAACCGCGACAGCGACACGGCCTACGTGGCTCGGCTCTCGCTGTCCGACGGGTCGGTGACGCCCGTCGCGGGCCACGACGTGACGGCCGACGCGACCGGCGAGCCCGGAACCGACGAGTGGGACGTGGACGGGCTCGCGTTCGACCGCGACACCGGCCGGATCGCGTACACCGTCAACGAGGGCGGCTACTCGTCGCTTTCCACGGGAACGCTCGCGGGCGACCGCGAGGACCCGCGCTTCGATCCGACCCCGACACCGGACGTGGACGGGATCGCCGCGGACCTCGTCTTCGGCCCGGAGGCCGGGCGCCTCGCGTACACGCACACGTCGCCGACAACGCCGTACGGGGTTCGGACCTGCGGGTTCGCGGACCGCGACGGCGACGGGGTCGACGCGACGGGCACCGCGACCGACTGGACGCCCGTCGGCCGCAACGGCCTCCCCGACTCGGCGTTCCACGCCCCGGAGACGGTCCGCTACGAGACGTTCGACGGGCGAGCGATCCCGGCGTACTGGACGCTCCCGCCGGGCGTCGACGCCGACGACCCCGACGAGCGGGTGCCCGCGATCGTCGACATCCACGGCGGGCCCGAGCACCAGCGCCGGCCGTGGTTCTACCCGACGAAGCAGTACTTCCTGAACCGCGGATACGCGGTGCTGGAGCCGAACGTCCGCGGGTCGTCGGGCTACGGGACGGCGTATTCGCACCTCGACGACGTGGAGAAGCGCATGGACTCGGTTGCCGACATCGCCGCGGGCGTGGAGTGGCTGGCCGAGCAGCCGTCGGTCGACGACGACCGGATCGTCGCCTACGGCCGCTCCTACGGCGGCTTCATGGTCCTCGCGGCGATCACGGAGTACCCGGATCTGTGGGCCGCCGCCGTCGACTTCGTCGGCATCGCCGACTTCACCACCTTCCTCGAGAACACCGGCGAGTGGCGCCGCAGTCACCGCGAGGCCGAGTACGGGAGCCTGGACGACGACTACGAGTTCCTGAAGTCGATCTCGCCGCTGACGAGCATCGAGGAGGTCCGGTGTCCGCTGTTCGTCCAACACGGCGCGAACGACCCGCGGGTACCGGTCGGGGAGGCCGAGCAGGTCGCGGAGGCGGTACGCGAGCAAGGGGTGCCCGTCGAGACGCTGATCTTCGAGGACGAGGGCCACCACACGACGAGCCGGGAGAACCTGATCGCGGAGTTCGAGGCGATCGCGGACTTCCTCGACGAGCACGTCTGA